The region GCAGCTTCGGAGTGTCGTTCGTGTCACGTCACCGTAAACGGCATCGGCCCAACTGCCAAGGTCAGGTCCCGTTTCTGGGACGCACCGCATTCACAATTCGGTCATCCGAGCACGGCAGGACATCAATCGCCGTTGGGGGCGTAGCGCTGCGTAACTGGCGGCGACGTCGGCGGTGTGTCGTAGCAGATGATCTCGTTGGCCGGGGCCCCTGGTTGCCGTGATAATCGGACGTCAGTGGCTATGCTGACGTCGAACGCACGCCCCTGTAGCTCAGTTGGCCAGAGCACTCGCCTTGTAAGCGAGATGTCGCCGGTTCGATCCCGGCCGGGGGCTCCAACACCACCAGGCCTTCCGGCGTCCCGCCGGCCCGTCTCAGTGGCGTGACAGCAACGCTGACAGCAACCGGCTTCACGACAGCCGCCCGTCGAGCTTGCCGAGCTGAGCGCGTCGGCATTGCCCATGTCGCTGTGTGTGTACCGCGATGGAGGTCAGTGGCCGCTGCCATGGTGATGGGCGTTTCGGGCGCGAACGGCGGCCTCCAACCGTAGGCCAGTACCGACGAGGACGAGCAGCAAGGCCAGAATGAATGGACGGTCAGTGGTGGTGCCGAGGGTCAATACGGCGATGAGCAGTCCGACCACGATGGCAGCCGTGCCGACGTTCCGCAGAGTGATGGTGATCAACACGCCACCGAGTGTGCCAGAGCAGCAGTTCCTTCCCTTCTGCCGCTGACCGTGCGATTCGTCAATCATCTGGTCGGACGTGACTGTCGGGCATATCCCGCGACAGGGCCCTATGTCCGGAGCGTAGTGCGAACGATGGCGAGCGGCTGCAACCGAACGACCTGGGCCGTCCAGCAGTCAGACGATTGGGTCGCGAGTTCTGCCCCACAGCTACACACCAAGTTGGGGCCGTCGAGACCGTCGAGGCCACAGCAGCCGTTACGGCGACCGGCGTTCGGGTGCAGACGGCGTACAAGCAGGTCGGCTGGATTGATCAGGACAGTGTTACGGGGCCCTGCGGAAACTAGAAGCCGCTCATCCGTGGCGCTCGGCACGTGGGGCGGCCCGAACGGGTCGGGGTCGACGGCGAACTTGCCTGCTGGCAGCCATGCTGGACATGGTTCGCCGGGTTGTAGATCAGAAGGCGCGACGGGTTCCGGCAACTCCGCAAACTGCACCTCGTCCAGGTCCTTCGTCTGAGGAGTCTTGCAGCGAAGGCACGTGAACACCGTCATGGAACCACTGCCTCTGCTGTTGGTGATTGAAGTTTCGCGGCTGTCGCCTGAGACCAACCCAGATACGCAAAACAGGGCCGGAGGCGTACTCCGGCCCTACATCGCACGCGGGTCAGGCTAGCAGGCTGTGCGCAGTCGACGTACCGTCCGAAGCGGCACCAGCGCCGTACAGGCCTGGACCACCTCGTGTAGGAGGAACTCGCCATGCCAGCGCGCACTCGGACCATTGTCGACCCTCGATGGCATGCCATATTCGCCCGACTACGTCGACAACAGCGGCTCTCACTTCGGGACCTGGCCCGAAGCGTGCACTACAGCAAGAGCCATCTACACGACTTGGAGACCGGCCGACTCCGGCCCACCGTCGAAGCTGCTGAGGCGCTCGACGCAGTGCTTCAAGCGGACGGTGCTTTGGCGGCGCTTGTCGTTGACGCCACAGTCGAAACCACCCCGGATGATGACCAGCGGATCGCATACGCGATCTCTCACCCGGCGCGATTGGATGCCCAGGCAGTGAACCTGCTCGCGGACATCCTGGCAGCGCAGCGGCGGCTGGATGACACCGTGCCCGTAGCGATGATGCTGCCGTGGGCAGTGCCGCACTGGAGAGCAGTGCAAGACCTTGCGGCGTCCGCCCGAGGGCCGCACGCACCGGCAATCCGGGTGGTCGCTGCGGAGTCCACTCAGTTTGTTGGGTGGCTGTATGCCGAGGCTCGGTGTGACGCCGACGCGGTACGGATGCTGGTCGAGGCGGCGACCCAGGCGGACGCGGTGGACTGCGGGGTGCTGGCCGCCCAGGCGAGCAACTTTCGGGGCTACGTGGAGCGGCAGCGGGGGAACCCACGCGGGATCGTGAGGCACTTTCTGGCCGCCTACCAGACACCGGGGGCAGCGCCGCTCCAGCGTGTCGGAGATGCGGCGCAGGCCGCGCACGGGTATGCGCTGCTGGGTGAGCGCGCTTCTGCCCTGCGGTTGCTGGGTGACGCGAGCGAACTCGCCACAGCGGCGGCCGACACCGAGCCGCCGTCGACCGCGTACTGGTTGAGCACCACGTTCGGCTACTTGAACTTGGGGCTGGCGTACCTGGGGCTCGGCGATAGAAAGGCGGCGGCGGACAATCTCCGGGCTGGCCTGGACGGGCTACCTGCGGATCAGTGCGATGCCGAGTGGACCGTCGAGTATCGAGCAGCCCTCACCACCGCCCGGGCCGGCTAACGTCCGGAAGGTGTCCGGAAGGTGTCCGGACAGGTACTGGACACCATGTGTCTTTACCCCGTGTAATCGCTGCCCCACTCTGTGAGGGGCGGCGGTGCATCCATCTCGGCCACACCGAACCTGCACGCCGTGCCCACCACCAGCGGCGTGGTGCCTTAGCTCCCCCTTCCGTTAGGGCACCACGCTCCGAGCTGGGTGCGGCGGTCCGGTCCCTCCGCTTGACCGCCGCACCCTCTAAACCCGGAGGTATGCGCGATGAAGTGGCGGAAGAAGGCCAGCGACAACAGCGACGACACCATCCGTGAGGCGCGGCTGATGGAACTCGCTCGCGGAGCCGTTGCCGATCACGACAAACGCAGCCGTCCGTGGGCCCACCATCTCATCTGCCCGCAGTGCGACCCGGAGGGGTGCTTTGTCGACGACTGGGCACGCGAGGTCTTGAAGTTGCCATTGCGGTGGCGGCTGGCCCACCAGCCGGTCCGGCCGGCGTGGTCGTGTGACTCCTGCCCCGAACCGTGGCCCTGCCCGGCGGCCCGTTCCGACCTGGCCGTCGGGTACGCGGACGACCAGGTCACCCTGCTGGTCTACCTGTGCCACATGCTGAGTCAGGCCGCCGCTGACCTGGACGGCATCACCGCAGACGAGCTGCGCAGCCGCTTCCTGCCGCTACTCCTGCCCGAGGTTCCGGCCGGTACCCGTTTGTACCTGGCCCCGGCCGACTGGTACCACCCAGGCGGGGACCGGCCCGGAAGTCACTATCGGGACATCGTCGTCGCCCGGGTGCACACCGGGCAGGCCCACGCCACCCACCTGTCGGTCTGGGTCAGCGGTCACGAACTGGACTGCACCTGGCCCAACGCCGACCCGCACCCACCCTGTGTCGAGCTACGCGTCCGCGCCGACGCGATCCAGCGAGCGGTCCAAGCGGGGCCGCCGCCGTGATGGACGACGGCTACAGTCCGCACGTGGCGACTGCCGGAGCACGACGCGTGATCGCCACCCATCCGAACGGCCGGGCCCGTTGGTGTGAGGGCTGCACACGACATCCCGGGGCATGCGACCTGCTCCAGTGGGCACGCGATCACCTCGCCAGCCGGCAGGCCCGGGGGTGAGAGGGGGGTCAGGAGCCGAGCGCCGCCGCCGACCGGGACTATAGGCTGTATCGGCACTCTGAGCAGCCCAAATCCGCCACAAGATCGGGTCAGACGCGATGCGGGATGCTGAGCTGTTGGACTTTCTGGCCGCCCTGTTCCATGCCGCCGAACACGGGCTATCTGTCGATCGTGAAGCCCCAGGCCGGGGGCGATGATGCGCGTCGCTTGTTTGATCGTCGAGTGCACCAAGGAGCTGCTGGCTGCTGGTCAGCATCCCGATATCGCCAGCGTCGACACCCACTCCGATCCGGGTACGCAGATGAACCCCTACGGCCTGAAGGTCACGATGCGGGACGGCAGCGCCGTGTACCTGAAGTTCACCAGGACGTCGTCGCCGAGCGGCGACGACGTCCGCACGGGGGAGCACATCCCGTATCCGGACTACCTCGTCCCTGAGGGAGTCCGCACATGTCATCAGACAGTAGGTGCAGCTGGTACATGTCGGTAGTCTCGCCGGATGCGTGATCTACCGAAGGCCGAGTTCGGCTTTCCTGGCCCTCTGCGCGACAAGTTGGTCGCGGCGATCCTCTCCGGCGACAAGACCTCGACCACCGGCCTGCTCGCCGACTATGAGGTCGAGGGCGAGCCGCTGCCCGAGGTCGGCCAGCGTTCCGTGGTCGTCGACTCCGCCGACCAGGCTGTCGCCGTCATCGAGATCACCGAGGTGCGGGTGGTCCGGCTCGGCGACATCGACTTGGCCCACGCGGTGGACGAGGGAGAGGGGTACGAGAGTGTCGCCGCCTGGCGAGCCGGGCACGAGACGTTCTGGCACGGCCCCGAGTACCGGGCTTTCCGTGGTGACCACGCCTTCGTGGTGGACGACGACACGCTCGGGGTGGCCGAGCGGTTCCGGTTGGTCGAGCGACTGTGATCCGAAGCCGTGACCAATGAGCACGTACTCCTGGCGGAGTGTACGGATTCGTGGGTGACGAATGGGTGTGGATACTGCCGGGTTCAAGAACCGGCTCAACCTAGCTTTTCGAACTCTGTAGCGGGAGATCGGGTCCATTCCGGCGTCGCCGTGTCGGCTACGTAGCCGACCGGTCCTGGCGGTCGTCGTGGCCCGGGCGGCAGGATGCGCGGATGGCCGTGAGCTTCCAGCGTTCCCCGTGCCCGTGAACTGCCGGCCGGCGATCGGCTCGGGCACGCCTGGGCGGGCTGGCGGGAAACCTCGACGGACGACGAGTTGTGGGAACTTCCGGCCGAGACCTGGTTCATCGTCCGCCGGGAACGCCAGCACCCGGATTGCACGGGGGCGAGCGGCCTGGGGAACGGGCCGGGCGTATCCCGACACCACGCCCCAGGCCGACTCAACAGCTGTTGCGGAGGGCTGTTCGGGACGAGTTTTGTGGCAGCGCCCCGAACAGCCCCGGATGGATTAGACGCCGAATGGTGCCGGGTAGATGATGGTGCCGCTCGGGACTGGGAGGGTGTTGTCGAATACGAGCGCCATCATGGCCTCATCGGGCACCTCGAAAGACGGGCGGATCCCGTAGGCGGAGGCCCGGCTGAACCCGAACCGTGGGTAGTACTCGGGGTGGCCGAGTACGAGGACGAGGTTTTCGCCCATGGTGCGGGCGGCCTTCAGACCGGCCCGGATCGCGGCTGAGCCCGCGCCCTGCTTCTGGTAACGGGACAGGACGGCGCAGGGGCCGAGTGCCAGGGCCGGGGCGTCGCCGACGTGGCAGCGGGTGAATAGTGCGTATCCGCCGACGGTACCGTCGGCACCTTCGGCCACGATGGACAGCTCGGGTAGCCACGCTGGGTCGCTGCGCAGCGCCTCAATCAGGTCGGCTTCCAGCGGGGTGGGGAAGGCGTCGAGGGTGACCTCGCGGATCGCGGTGATGTCCTGGTCGGTTTCGGGTCGAGTGGTCCAGCTGTGGGACATGTTGGATATTCCTTCGGCGTTCTTAGGGATGGAAACGTAGGCGGTGCAGTGAGGTTCGGGCCGAGAAACATCGTGTTCTGCGGCCGACTGGCTCACGACTGTCTCTGCTGGTCGCGGAAGCTGTAGGTTTCGCGCAGAGATCGGGTAATGGCCTTCCTGTGATCCTCGCGTTGGGCGCGTAGCCGTGCGTCGCTGCGAGAAGTTGCCCAGGCGTTCTCCCGCTGGAGCTTGCGGTAGCTGTCCAGGCGACGCTCGCCCACCTCGCCGGCGGCGATCGCGGCTTGGACGGCGCAGCCGGGTTCGGAGTCGTGGCCGCAGTCGCTGAACCGACACTCCTGAGCGAGCTGCTCGATTTCGGCGAAGACCTGCTGCAGGCCATCGTCAGCGTCGAACAGGCCGATCCCGCGCAGGCCCGGGGTGTCGATGAGCACGCCGCCGTTTGGCAGCGGGACCATCTGACGGCGGACTGTCGTGTGGCGACCTTTGCCGTCTTGGGCTCGCACGGCGCCGGTCACCAGTACTTGAGTTCCCAGCAGTGCGTTGCCCAACGTCGACTTGCCGGCTCCGGACGGGCCGAGCAGTACCACCGTGCCGGTAAGCGCGGCCGTAAGTAGTTCCAGGCCGTCACC is a window of Micromonospora polyrhachis DNA encoding:
- a CDS encoding helix-turn-helix domain-containing protein → MPARTRTIVDPRWHAIFARLRRQQRLSLRDLARSVHYSKSHLHDLETGRLRPTVEAAEALDAVLQADGALAALVVDATVETTPDDDQRIAYAISHPARLDAQAVNLLADILAAQRRLDDTVPVAMMLPWAVPHWRAVQDLAASARGPHAPAIRVVAAESTQFVGWLYAEARCDADAVRMLVEAATQADAVDCGVLAAQASNFRGYVERQRGNPRGIVRHFLAAYQTPGAAPLQRVGDAAQAAHGYALLGERASALRLLGDASELATAAADTEPPSTAYWLSTTFGYLNLGLAYLGLGDRKAAADNLRAGLDGLPADQCDAEWTVEYRAALTTARAG
- a CDS encoding GNAT family N-acetyltransferase; translation: MSHSWTTRPETDQDITAIREVTLDAFPTPLEADLIEALRSDPAWLPELSIVAEGADGTVGGYALFTRCHVGDAPALALGPCAVLSRYQKQGAGSAAIRAGLKAARTMGENLVLVLGHPEYYPRFGFSRASAYGIRPSFEVPDEAMMALVFDNTLPVPSGTIIYPAPFGV
- a CDS encoding ASCH domain-containing protein is translated as MRDLPKAEFGFPGPLRDKLVAAILSGDKTSTTGLLADYEVEGEPLPEVGQRSVVVDSADQAVAVIEITEVRVVRLGDIDLAHAVDEGEGYESVAAWRAGHETFWHGPEYRAFRGDHAFVVDDDTLGVAERFRLVERL